The following proteins are co-located in the Paralichthys olivaceus isolate ysfri-2021 chromosome 10, ASM2471397v2, whole genome shotgun sequence genome:
- the lmo7a gene encoding LIM domain only protein 7 isoform X9 has product MEWREQSTVSCDEAYSEAQRWVEAVTKKTFGSNDFRSALENGVLLCDLINKIRPGVVKRVNRLPTPIAGLDNLNVFLRACGKLGLKEAQLFHPGDLQDLSTRVTVKDQETNRRLKNVLITIFWLGRRAQCDRFYDGPHLNFKAFEGLLGTALYKALQESSSQKGSNVRDSGFGDSWYSEREELHQLRGGGGGGSRHRRDDSLDSLDSLGSQPHSISSDTTLKGGSEGCCSDTEADSVFRMAENKDGLSYRRSVVITPKTSTQFNQFLPSKDKPSGYVPAPLRKKRAERNEDNRRSWASPIYTEDDGTLTRERPTQESIDGSKSTSDIQDPIVSRQARYEELQRYREQTKDSDDKWQDDLSKWKNRRRSVNSDIVKKKEEREKIEQITFGGNRRSKTFKEMQEERDTKGKISLGSRLGSLSYLDDEEDVFERPVTSPRTRTLPARSFTIDTPYHNFEPSEPSLKEDDPPAASPATGRAASPPTSREVNIVDRPAGRDTTTPITPSLTPSSRGSLHNSAAVAPLQRSPISERRRTTKTEEVTTVVSSSRAVQKVAEPRRPLRTQAKVEAPSSGFLSKQQPQPSSMEPKPPGVSQVSASLPRSYQKSDSARLTSVVTARPFGTQSSRITSLPRVFTMDDPHKRVNGDASKKSTVPSRYHQFMTTEDEAHSSSAHSSEDEEEEEEAVATRGKTAPRSVTSTQSTSPVPAPLVKREAPVSPAPAKESSQENYCDMRISLNQKPNSSRDFGFQAAWDSTGARVTSIQPGSSAEMCQLQAGDEVLTVNSQQVAKMSYTDWKSCMEEALQEGSLVMDVRRHGKNSSPDSNTSNSSLDFTSRMTSEMLLPKELPANPGVVSDPESRWLTQDLASNRVNGSFHEKPVTMRNKESEPISLKNLKRRSEFFEQGGSGSSVSALVYLCGGSESAMPDIPVPSITLPSSRWSWDPEEERRRQEKWQKEQERLLQEKYKRDQEKLQEEWLKAQEEINTTVDQPDSAKPSSLEGNSYSISPHSPLFPVNQPTSSQWEEEERQRKEEQERRRQEEEKRKREEEERELWRLREERERKERQAEEERKMREEEKSKREEEERELQRLREERERKERQAEEEKRKREEEERERRKREEEEERKRKEEELRKREEAREEERRWQEALEQQHRERERAFQQQQQQQQWAADSHGFNVQPALSFSDRAKSKSSPQLDAEDKPQRRVTGGGGLDESKSQQALSQAELERQQILNEMKKKAPLLTDSSWIRQRSANAATNKESDLPPMRRGDSLDNLDASYNSWRSSWTPRSNSYVQNYARPHSAFSGSSSFYAGGHRLQRPVSATLPSSYSMGSLRGGAGTPSTPWSRQTPSPSPSSPSPTTTPEPMSEAGSRSVSGKKICTFCDSPLGKGAAMIIESLGLCYHLSCFKCIDCKANLGGTEAGAEVRIRNKQLYCNSCYMRFKTGQPTAM; this is encoded by the exons GGATCAAGAGACCAACCGGAGGCTGAAAAAT gtgtTGATCACCATTTTCTGGCTCGGCAGAAGAGCTCAGTGCGACAGATTCTACGATGGACCTCACCTGAACTTCAAGGCGTTTGAGGGATTATTAGGCACAGCACTCTACAAG gcttTGCAGGAGTCGTCCAGTCAGAAAGGCAGCAACGTCAGAGACAGTGGTTTTGGAGATAGCTGGTACTCTGAGCGAGAGGAGCTCCAccagctgagaggaggaggaggaggaggcagtaGACACAGGAGAGACGACTCCCTGGACAGTTTGGACTCTTTGGGATCTCAACCTCACAGCATCTCCTCCGACACCACCCTTAAAGGCGGCAGCGAGG GTTGTTGCAGTGACACAGAGGCTGACTCCGTCTTCAGGATGGCTGAGAACAAGGACGGCCTCAGTTACCGGAGGTCGGTCGTCATCACTCCCAAGACCAGCACCCAGTTCAACCAGTTCCTGCCCAGTAAGGACAAACCTTCGGGTTACGTTCCCGCTCCTCTGAGGAAGAAACGGGCAGAGCGCAACGAGGACAACAGGCGTAGCTGGGCTAGTCCCATATACACGGAGGATGACGGCACCCTCACCAG AGAGCGTCCGACGCAAGAGAGTATCGACGG GAGTAAATCAACAAGTGATATCCAGGACCCCATCGTCTCCCGGCAGGCTCGCTACGAAGAGCTGCAGAGGTACCGCGAGCAGACAAAGGATAGTGATGACAAGTGGCAGGAT GACCTGAGCAAATGGAAGAACCGGCGCAGGAGCGTCAACTCTGACATtgtgaagaagaaagaggagcgCGAAAAGATCGAGCAGATTACCTTCGGCGGTAACAGGAGGTCCAAGACCTTCAAGGAGATGCAAGAGGAGAG AGACACTAAAGGAAAAATAAGCCTTGGCAGTCGTCTTGGCTCTCTGTCTTACCTGGACGACGAGGAGGACGTATTTGAGAGACCCGTCACCTCCCCTCGTACCCGAACCCTCCCCGCCAGGAGCTTCACTATTGACACTCCTTACCATAATTTCGAGCCCTCTGAGCCTTCTCTGAAAGAGGACGACCCCCCCGCTGCCTCCCCAGCCACGGGCAGGGCCGCTTCCCCTCCCACCTCACGGGAAGTCAACATTGTGGACCGTCCTGCAGGCAGAGACACCACGACCCCCATCACTCCCAGCCTCACTCCCTCCAGCCGAGGCTCTCTCCACAACTCTGCTGCAGTTGCACCTTTGCAGAGGAGTCCCATCTCAGAACGCCGCAGAACCACCAAGACAGAGGAGGTCACGACCgtcgtctcctcctccagagccgTACAAAAGGTGGCAGAGCCCAGGCGCCCATTGCGCACACAAGCCAAGGTGGAGGCCCCCTCCTCTGGTTTTCTGTccaaacaacaaccacagccCAGCTCGATGGAACCCAAACCTCCCGGGGTGTCTCAGGTTTCCGCCTCCCTCCCCAGGAGCTACCAGAAATCGGATAGCGCACGTCTAACCTCAGTTGTCACGGCAAGGCCCTTCGGGACCCAGTCCTCCCGCATCACCTCACTTCCGCGAGTCTTCACA ATGGACGACCCTCACAAGCGTGTCAATGGAGACGCCTCGAAGAAGTCGACGGTGCCGAGTCGCTATCACCAGTTCATGACCACCGAGGACGAGGCTCACTCCAGCTCGGCCCACAGcagtgaagatgaggaggaagaggaggaggcggtggcGACGCGGGGCAAGACAGCGCCGAGGAGTGTCACCTCAACTCAGAGCACCTCACCCGTCCCTGCTCCTCTGGTTAAGAGAGAAGCTCCAGTCAGTCCTGCTCCAGCCAAAGAAAGCAGCCAG GAGAACTACTGCGACATGCGGATCAGCCTGAACCAGAAgcccaacagcagcagagacttTGGCTTCCAGGCAGCCTGGGACTCAACCGGAGCTCGAGTCACGTCCATCCAGCCAG GCAGCTCGGCTGAGATGTGCCAGCTCCAGGCCGGAGACGAGGTGCTGACAGTGAACAGCCAGCAGGTGGCAAAAATGAGCTACACAGACTGGAAGTCCTGCATGGAGGAGGCTCTGCAGGAGGGCAGCCTGGTCATGGATGTTCGCCGTCATGGCAAAAACA GTTCCCCTGATTCAAACACCTCAAACTCCAGCCTGGACTTCACCTCGCGCATGACCTCGGAAATGCTGCTGCCCAAAGAGCTTCCCGCCAACCCAGGCGTCGTAAGTGACCCAGAATCCCGCTGGTTGACTCAG GATTTGGCCTCAAACAGAGTTAATGGAAGTTTCCATGAGAAGCCGGTGACCATGAGGAACAAAG AGTCAGAACCCATATCTTTGAAAAACTTAAAACGGCGATCAGAGTTTTTTgaacaag GCGGCTCAGGGTCCAGTGTCAGTGCGCTGGTCTACCTCTGTG gaGGATCAGAGTCTGCGATGCCAGAT ATACCTGTTCCTTCAATCACTCTCCCCTCCAGCCGCTGGTCCTGGGACCCAGAGGAGGAGCGCAGGAGACAAGAAAAATGGCAGAAGGAACAGGAGCGCCTCCTACAG GAGAAATATAAGCGTGAccaggagaagctgcaggaggagtGGCTGAAGGCTCAGGAGGAGATCAACACGACCGTGGACCAGCCAGATTCAGCAAAG cCCAGCAGCCTGGAGGGGAACAGCTACAGCATCAGCCCACACTCGCCCCTCTTTCCTGTCAACCAGCCTACTTCTTCTCAgtgggaagaggaagagagacagaggaaggaggagcaggagcgccgaaggcaggaggaggagaagaggaagcgggaggaggaggaacgaGAGCTGTGGCGTCTgcgggaggagagggagaggaaggagaggcaggcagaggaggagaggaagatgagggaggaggagaagagtaagcgggaggaggaggagagagagctgcagcgtctgagggaggagagggagaggaaggagaggcaggcggaggaggagaagaggaagcgggaggaggaggagagggagaggaggaagagggaggaggaggaggagaggaagaggaaggaggaggagctgaggaaaagagaggaggcgAGGGAGGAGGAGCGGAGGTGGCAGGAAGCtttggagcagcagcacagagagcgGGAGCGAgccttccagcagcagcagcagcagcagcagtg GGCTGCTGACTCCCATGGCTTTAATGTGCAGCCTGCACTGTCCTTTTCTGACAG GGCAAAATCCAAATCGTCTCCCCAGCTCGACGCAGAGGACAAACCTCAGAGGAGAG tGACAGGTGGAGGTGGCCTGGATGAGAGTAAGAGTCAACAGGCCCTGTCACAGGCTGAGCTGGAGCGGCAGCAGATCCTGAACGAGATGAAGAAGAAAGCGCCGCTGCTGACCGACAGCAGCTGGATCCGCCAGCGCTCTGCTAACGCGGCCACCAACAAGGAGAGTGACTTGCCACCCATGCGAAG AGGCGACTCCCTTGACAACTTGGACGCCTCCTACAACTCGTGGCGCTCGTCGTGGACACCCAGGAGCAACTCTTACGTCCAAAACTACGCCCGGCCTCACTCTGCCTTCTCCGGCAGCTCTTCCTTTTACGCCGGCGGACACAGGCTCCAGAGGCCCGTTTCCGCCACCCTGCCCTCATCCTACTCCATGGGCTCCCTTCGAGGCGGGGCAGGAACCCCCTCGACCCCCTGGTCCCGGCAGACACCTTCCCCCTCGCCCTCGTCTCCGTCACCCACCACCACTCCGGAGCCTATGTCCGAGGCCGGGAGCAG GTCAGTGAGTGGCAAGAAAATCTGTACGTTCTGTGACAGCCCTCTGGGAAAGGGAGCGGCCATGATCATCGAGTCCCTGGGGCTCTGTTATCATTTGAGCTGCTTTAAG TGTATCGACTGTAAGGCTAACCTCGGAGGAACGGAAGCTGGGGCTGAAGTCAGAATACGAAACAAACAGCTCTACTGTAACTCCTGCTACATGCGATTCAAAA CCGGTCAGCCCACCGCTATGTGA
- the lmo7a gene encoding LIM domain only protein 7 isoform X10 has product MEWREQSTVSCDEAYSEAQRWVEAVTKKTFGSNDFRSALENGVLLCDLINKIRPGVVKRVNRLPTPIAGLDNLNVFLRACGKLGLKEAQLFHPGDLQDLSTRVTVKDQETNRRLKNVLITIFWLGRRAQCDRFYDGPHLNFKAFEGLLGTALYKALQESSSQKGSNVRDSGFGDSWYSEREELHQLRGGGGGGSRHRRDDSLDSLDSLGSQPHSISSDTTLKGGSEGCCSDTEADSVFRMAENKDGLSYRRSVVITPKTSTQFNQFLPSKDKPSGYVPAPLRKKRAERNEDNRRSWASPIYTEDDGTLTRERPTQESIDGSKSTSDIQDPIVSRQARYEELQRYREQTKDSDDKWQDDLSKWKNRRRSVNSDIVKKKEEREKIEQITFGGNRRSKTFKEMQEERDTKGKISLGSRLGSLSYLDDEEDVFERPVTSPRTRTLPARSFTIDTPYHNFEPSEPSLKEDDPPAASPATGRAASPPTSREVNIVDRPAGRDTTTPITPSLTPSSRGSLHNSAAVAPLQRSPISERRRTTKTEEVTTVVSSSRAVQKVAEPRRPLRTQAKVEAPSSGFLSKQQPQPSSMEPKPPGVSQVSASLPRSYQKSDSARLTSVVTARPFGTQSSRITSLPRVFTMDDPHKRVNGDASKKSTVPSRYHQFMTTEDEAHSSSAHSSEDEEEEEEAVATRGKTAPRSVTSTQSTSPVPAPLVKREAPVSPAPAKESSQENYCDMRISLNQKPNSSRDFGFQAAWDSTGARVTSIQPGSSAEMCQLQAGDEVLTVNSQQVAKMSYTDWKSCMEEALQEGSLVMDVRRHGKNNWDRDQPSLPFKSHKTINLTSTDHPILLGSPDSNTSNSSLDFTSRMTSEMLLPKELPANPGVVSDPESRWLTQDLASNRVNGSFHEKPVTMRNKGGSESAMPDIPVPSITLPSSRWSWDPEEERRRQEKWQKEQERLLQEKYKRDQEKLQEEWLKAQEEINTTVDQPDSAKPSSLEGNSYSISPHSPLFPVNQPTSSQWEEEERQRKEEQERRRQEEEKRKREEEERELWRLREERERKERQAEEERKMREEEKSKREEEERELQRLREERERKERQAEEEKRKREEEERERRKREEEEERKRKEEELRKREEAREEERRWQEALEQQHRERERAFQQQQQQQQWAADSHGFNVQPALSFSDRAKSKSSPQLDAEDKPQRRVTGGGGLDESKSQQALSQAELERQQILNEMKKKAPLLTDSSWIRQRSANAATNKESDLPPMRRGDSLDNLDASYNSWRSSWTPRSNSYVQNYARPHSAFSGSSSFYAGGHRLQRPVSATLPSSYSMGSLRGGAGTPSTPWSRQTPSPSPSSPSPTTTPEPMSEAGSRSVSGKKICTFCDSPLGKGAAMIIESLGLCYHLSCFKCIDCKANLGGTEAGAEVRIRNKQLYCNSCYMRFKTGQPTAM; this is encoded by the exons GGATCAAGAGACCAACCGGAGGCTGAAAAAT gtgtTGATCACCATTTTCTGGCTCGGCAGAAGAGCTCAGTGCGACAGATTCTACGATGGACCTCACCTGAACTTCAAGGCGTTTGAGGGATTATTAGGCACAGCACTCTACAAG gcttTGCAGGAGTCGTCCAGTCAGAAAGGCAGCAACGTCAGAGACAGTGGTTTTGGAGATAGCTGGTACTCTGAGCGAGAGGAGCTCCAccagctgagaggaggaggaggaggaggcagtaGACACAGGAGAGACGACTCCCTGGACAGTTTGGACTCTTTGGGATCTCAACCTCACAGCATCTCCTCCGACACCACCCTTAAAGGCGGCAGCGAGG GTTGTTGCAGTGACACAGAGGCTGACTCCGTCTTCAGGATGGCTGAGAACAAGGACGGCCTCAGTTACCGGAGGTCGGTCGTCATCACTCCCAAGACCAGCACCCAGTTCAACCAGTTCCTGCCCAGTAAGGACAAACCTTCGGGTTACGTTCCCGCTCCTCTGAGGAAGAAACGGGCAGAGCGCAACGAGGACAACAGGCGTAGCTGGGCTAGTCCCATATACACGGAGGATGACGGCACCCTCACCAG AGAGCGTCCGACGCAAGAGAGTATCGACGG GAGTAAATCAACAAGTGATATCCAGGACCCCATCGTCTCCCGGCAGGCTCGCTACGAAGAGCTGCAGAGGTACCGCGAGCAGACAAAGGATAGTGATGACAAGTGGCAGGAT GACCTGAGCAAATGGAAGAACCGGCGCAGGAGCGTCAACTCTGACATtgtgaagaagaaagaggagcgCGAAAAGATCGAGCAGATTACCTTCGGCGGTAACAGGAGGTCCAAGACCTTCAAGGAGATGCAAGAGGAGAG AGACACTAAAGGAAAAATAAGCCTTGGCAGTCGTCTTGGCTCTCTGTCTTACCTGGACGACGAGGAGGACGTATTTGAGAGACCCGTCACCTCCCCTCGTACCCGAACCCTCCCCGCCAGGAGCTTCACTATTGACACTCCTTACCATAATTTCGAGCCCTCTGAGCCTTCTCTGAAAGAGGACGACCCCCCCGCTGCCTCCCCAGCCACGGGCAGGGCCGCTTCCCCTCCCACCTCACGGGAAGTCAACATTGTGGACCGTCCTGCAGGCAGAGACACCACGACCCCCATCACTCCCAGCCTCACTCCCTCCAGCCGAGGCTCTCTCCACAACTCTGCTGCAGTTGCACCTTTGCAGAGGAGTCCCATCTCAGAACGCCGCAGAACCACCAAGACAGAGGAGGTCACGACCgtcgtctcctcctccagagccgTACAAAAGGTGGCAGAGCCCAGGCGCCCATTGCGCACACAAGCCAAGGTGGAGGCCCCCTCCTCTGGTTTTCTGTccaaacaacaaccacagccCAGCTCGATGGAACCCAAACCTCCCGGGGTGTCTCAGGTTTCCGCCTCCCTCCCCAGGAGCTACCAGAAATCGGATAGCGCACGTCTAACCTCAGTTGTCACGGCAAGGCCCTTCGGGACCCAGTCCTCCCGCATCACCTCACTTCCGCGAGTCTTCACA ATGGACGACCCTCACAAGCGTGTCAATGGAGACGCCTCGAAGAAGTCGACGGTGCCGAGTCGCTATCACCAGTTCATGACCACCGAGGACGAGGCTCACTCCAGCTCGGCCCACAGcagtgaagatgaggaggaagaggaggaggcggtggcGACGCGGGGCAAGACAGCGCCGAGGAGTGTCACCTCAACTCAGAGCACCTCACCCGTCCCTGCTCCTCTGGTTAAGAGAGAAGCTCCAGTCAGTCCTGCTCCAGCCAAAGAAAGCAGCCAG GAGAACTACTGCGACATGCGGATCAGCCTGAACCAGAAgcccaacagcagcagagacttTGGCTTCCAGGCAGCCTGGGACTCAACCGGAGCTCGAGTCACGTCCATCCAGCCAG GCAGCTCGGCTGAGATGTGCCAGCTCCAGGCCGGAGACGAGGTGCTGACAGTGAACAGCCAGCAGGTGGCAAAAATGAGCTACACAGACTGGAAGTCCTGCATGGAGGAGGCTCTGCAGGAGGGCAGCCTGGTCATGGATGTTCGCCGTCATGGCAAAAACA ACTGGGACAGAGACCAACCTTCCCTGCCATTTAAAAGCCATAAGACCATCAATCTGACCAGTACGGATCATCCGATACTTCTAGGTTCCCCTGATTCAAACACCTCAAACTCCAGCCTGGACTTCACCTCGCGCATGACCTCGGAAATGCTGCTGCCCAAAGAGCTTCCCGCCAACCCAGGCGTCGTAAGTGACCCAGAATCCCGCTGGTTGACTCAG GATTTGGCCTCAAACAGAGTTAATGGAAGTTTCCATGAGAAGCCGGTGACCATGAGGAACAAAG gaGGATCAGAGTCTGCGATGCCAGAT ATACCTGTTCCTTCAATCACTCTCCCCTCCAGCCGCTGGTCCTGGGACCCAGAGGAGGAGCGCAGGAGACAAGAAAAATGGCAGAAGGAACAGGAGCGCCTCCTACAG GAGAAATATAAGCGTGAccaggagaagctgcaggaggagtGGCTGAAGGCTCAGGAGGAGATCAACACGACCGTGGACCAGCCAGATTCAGCAAAG cCCAGCAGCCTGGAGGGGAACAGCTACAGCATCAGCCCACACTCGCCCCTCTTTCCTGTCAACCAGCCTACTTCTTCTCAgtgggaagaggaagagagacagaggaaggaggagcaggagcgccgaaggcaggaggaggagaagaggaagcgggaggaggaggaacgaGAGCTGTGGCGTCTgcgggaggagagggagaggaaggagaggcaggcagaggaggagaggaagatgagggaggaggagaagagtaagcgggaggaggaggagagagagctgcagcgtctgagggaggagagggagaggaaggagaggcaggcggaggaggagaagaggaagcgggaggaggaggagagggagaggaggaagagggaggaggaggaggagaggaagaggaaggaggaggagctgaggaaaagagaggaggcgAGGGAGGAGGAGCGGAGGTGGCAGGAAGCtttggagcagcagcacagagagcgGGAGCGAgccttccagcagcagcagcagcagcagcagtg GGCTGCTGACTCCCATGGCTTTAATGTGCAGCCTGCACTGTCCTTTTCTGACAG GGCAAAATCCAAATCGTCTCCCCAGCTCGACGCAGAGGACAAACCTCAGAGGAGAG tGACAGGTGGAGGTGGCCTGGATGAGAGTAAGAGTCAACAGGCCCTGTCACAGGCTGAGCTGGAGCGGCAGCAGATCCTGAACGAGATGAAGAAGAAAGCGCCGCTGCTGACCGACAGCAGCTGGATCCGCCAGCGCTCTGCTAACGCGGCCACCAACAAGGAGAGTGACTTGCCACCCATGCGAAG AGGCGACTCCCTTGACAACTTGGACGCCTCCTACAACTCGTGGCGCTCGTCGTGGACACCCAGGAGCAACTCTTACGTCCAAAACTACGCCCGGCCTCACTCTGCCTTCTCCGGCAGCTCTTCCTTTTACGCCGGCGGACACAGGCTCCAGAGGCCCGTTTCCGCCACCCTGCCCTCATCCTACTCCATGGGCTCCCTTCGAGGCGGGGCAGGAACCCCCTCGACCCCCTGGTCCCGGCAGACACCTTCCCCCTCGCCCTCGTCTCCGTCACCCACCACCACTCCGGAGCCTATGTCCGAGGCCGGGAGCAG GTCAGTGAGTGGCAAGAAAATCTGTACGTTCTGTGACAGCCCTCTGGGAAAGGGAGCGGCCATGATCATCGAGTCCCTGGGGCTCTGTTATCATTTGAGCTGCTTTAAG TGTATCGACTGTAAGGCTAACCTCGGAGGAACGGAAGCTGGGGCTGAAGTCAGAATACGAAACAAACAGCTCTACTGTAACTCCTGCTACATGCGATTCAAAA CCGGTCAGCCCACCGCTATGTGA